Sequence from the Longimicrobium sp. genome:
GAGCTCGGAGCGCCACCACGCCACGGTCTCCTCCAGCCCGCGGGCGAGCGTGTAGCGCGGAGCCCAGCCCACCTCGCCCCGCAGCCGGGCCACGTCGGCCGCCAGGAGCGCGGGGTCGCCGGGGCGCTCCGGCAGCTCGCCCCAGCGCACCAGCTCGGGGCGGCCGGCGGCCTCCGCCAGGCGCGCCACCACCTCGCCGACCGGCACCGCCTCGCCCGAGGCGACGTTCACCGGCCCCTCCACTCCGCTCTCCAGGAGCGCGGCGAAGGCGCCGGCCACGTCGGCCACGTGCAGGAAGTCGCGCAGCTGCCCGCCCCGGGAGCAGGGCGCGGGCTCGCCCAGCAGCAGGGCGCGCGCCACGGAGGACACCAGCCGGCCGGGCGGCTCGTGGGGGCCGTAGAGGAGGAAGATCCGCCCCCAGGCGGCGCTCACGCCGGCCTCCCGGGCGTACACCTCCACCACCTCGTGCACCGCCTTCTTCGCCGCGCCGTACAGCGTGGCCGGCACCAGCGGGGTCTCCCGCTCCCGGCAGCGGCCGCCGCTCCACTCGTACTCGGCGCAGGTGCCCGCGAAGACGGCGCGGCGGCCGCCCCGCTCCGCGAACGCGCGCGCGAGCGCCAGGCTCGCGCCCACCCAGTCCAGGTTCTCGGGAGCGCGCCAG
This genomic interval carries:
- a CDS encoding NAD(P)-dependent oxidoreductase translates to AAARRAPAAPAADVRWHAADLLLPGEPERLVARVRPERLLHLAWSVEPGAFWRAPENLDWVGASLALARAFAERGGRRAVFAGTCAEYEWSGGRCRERETPLVPATLYGAAKKAVHEVVEVYAREAGVSAAWGRIFLLYGPHEPPGRLVSSVARALLLGEPAPCSRGGQLRDFLHVADVAGAFAALLESGVEGPVNVASGEAVPVGEVVARLAEAAGRPELVRWGELPERPGDPALLAADVARLRGEVGWAPRYTLARGLEETVAWWRSELAGRRPGRAA